Proteins encoded by one window of Candidatus Dadabacteria bacterium:
- a CDS encoding anthranilate synthase component I family protein — protein sequence MKLHRPKSLLIDSGAGWFDSGSSATAGIFGDPALTLCFSSDGTKVFSRSGEEIFSEDPLGLVEKLAAEGYTALGYISYDYLSYTTPGVPTSDAKQREKLPFLFFHFYEEDSFYTAPWEEVLSAFPRERAGPGPLPRSNIEREEYARKISAIKEHIAAGDVYQVNLSRKFRFKPLGEPLSWFLDFYRAQPVPFAAFIGFPGFELVSGSMELFLRRRGDSITTRPIKGTVRRDPDPRRDRELAETLGKKPKERAENLMIVDLMRNDLGRICGYGSIGVRELFTVRRYSTLFQMESEIEGRLRPGVGLSQIIASTFPPGSVTGAPKREAIRIIDSLEPHERGPYCGAICLFSPSGDFTMSVAIRTGVNSSEGVDFWFGGGIVWDSKADDEYGETELKAKALTSIASRQVL from the coding sequence ATGAAGCTTCACAGACCAAAGTCCCTTTTGATAGACTCGGGCGCAGGATGGTTCGATTCGGGTTCCTCTGCCACGGCCGGGATTTTCGGCGATCCTGCCCTCACCCTCTGCTTCTCGAGCGACGGGACCAAGGTGTTTTCCCGCTCCGGGGAGGAGATTTTCTCGGAAGACCCTCTCGGTTTGGTCGAGAAACTGGCTGCCGAGGGATACACGGCTCTCGGCTACATAAGCTACGACTACCTAAGCTACACGACTCCCGGGGTTCCTACCTCGGACGCAAAGCAGAGGGAGAAGCTCCCTTTCCTTTTTTTCCATTTTTACGAAGAAGACAGTTTTTACACAGCCCCCTGGGAAGAAGTTCTCTCCGCCTTCCCGCGGGAGAGGGCAGGTCCCGGGCCCCTTCCCCGCTCGAATATTGAGAGGGAAGAATACGCCCGGAAGATTTCGGCGATAAAGGAGCATATAGCGGCGGGAGACGTTTATCAGGTGAACCTTTCGCGAAAGTTCCGCTTCAAACCCCTGGGTGAGCCGCTTTCGTGGTTTCTGGATTTTTACCGTGCCCAGCCCGTTCCCTTCGCCGCCTTTATCGGTTTTCCGGGTTTTGAGCTTGTAAGCGGCTCCATGGAGCTTTTTCTTAGGAGAAGGGGCGACAGCATTACCACGAGACCCATAAAGGGGACCGTCCGCAGGGATCCCGACCCACGACGCGACAGGGAGCTTGCCGAGACACTCGGGAAAAAGCCCAAGGAGCGGGCCGAGAACCTCATGATAGTTGATCTCATGAGAAACGACCTCGGGAGGATATGCGGGTACGGCTCCATAGGGGTAAGGGAGCTTTTTACTGTCCGCCGCTACAGTACGCTTTTCCAGATGGAGTCCGAAATCGAGGGGCGCCTTCGCCCGGGAGTCGGACTCTCTCAAATAATTGCCAGCACTTTTCCCCCCGGATCCGTTACCGGGGCCCCGAAAAGGGAAGCTATCCGCATAATAGACAGCCTTGAGCCCCATGAAAGGGGCCCTTACTGCGGAGCGATCTGCCTGTTCTCTCCGAGCGGGGACTTTACCATGAGCGTCGCGATCCGCACCGGGGTGAACAGTTCCGAGGGGGTGGATT
- a CDS encoding heterodisulfide reductase-related iron-sulfur binding cluster — protein sequence MNPKSVIMLLLLIAAFGFFAYNIRLLLKLVTLGKKEDNRFDNIPERIRKVIVYVFGQRRLFKYRFAGIEHAMIFWGFVIITVGTVEMLVSGVVPGFHFFPGTMGGVYELILDIVQALVLVAIGMGIINRLTIGRRREVNGPDAVVILGLIFGLMITAFLTTGARIALAETSPAMLPVSGAFSGLYEGMSTGSTFFWKEFFWWFHILIVLSFLNYLPYSKHSHVLTAVFNVFFQSLKPRGQLSKLDFEEIPEDLDHFGSSKIADFSWKDILDAYTCTECGRCTDNCPAWNTEKVLSPRDIVVKLRHYVSSEGKDILAGKPQEEQPDLPDTEWVTPEELWACTTCNACVEQCPLFIDQMGKIMDMRRFLTLEGRMSGTATRTLQKLQNNGNPWGFPEADRGAWLSEMEVPILGVSAENASEFDVIYWTGCFGGYDPRGQEVSKAIVTLLKIAGVNFAVMGPAETCTGDPARRLGEEALYQMLAVQNIETLNELKVKKILANCPHCFNTMKNEYPQFGGHYEVVHHTDFLLQLIQEGRLNPDAPIEEKITYHDSCYIGRYNNVYDSPREILKSIPGIDLVEMKRNRTKSFCCGAGGGKIWMEEEAPRVNWNRFDEAADINPDTLATACYFCNTMFDDAARFKGKEEEIGVQDIAEILNRSVKADAPPPS from the coding sequence ATGAACCCTAAATCCGTGATAATGCTTCTGCTGCTTATAGCGGCCTTCGGTTTTTTCGCCTACAACATCCGCCTTCTCTTAAAACTTGTCACTCTCGGAAAAAAGGAAGACAACAGGTTTGACAACATTCCCGAGAGGATAAGGAAGGTCATCGTCTACGTGTTCGGCCAGAGGAGGCTTTTCAAGTACCGTTTCGCCGGCATAGAACATGCCATGATCTTCTGGGGGTTCGTCATAATAACGGTGGGGACGGTGGAGATGCTCGTAAGCGGCGTTGTTCCCGGATTTCACTTTTTCCCGGGAACCATGGGGGGAGTCTACGAGCTGATCCTTGACATAGTGCAGGCCCTGGTTCTTGTGGCCATAGGCATGGGCATAATAAACAGGCTCACCATAGGGAGAAGAAGGGAGGTTAACGGTCCCGACGCGGTCGTGATACTGGGTCTTATATTCGGCCTCATGATCACCGCCTTTCTCACCACGGGGGCGAGGATAGCGCTTGCCGAGACGAGTCCAGCGATGTTGCCGGTGTCCGGGGCCTTTTCCGGGCTCTACGAGGGCATGAGCACCGGGAGCACCTTTTTCTGGAAGGAGTTTTTCTGGTGGTTCCACATTCTCATAGTGCTTTCCTTTCTCAACTACCTTCCCTACTCCAAGCACAGCCATGTTCTTACGGCCGTTTTCAATGTTTTTTTCCAGAGCCTGAAGCCCCGCGGGCAGCTCTCGAAGCTTGATTTCGAGGAAATCCCCGAGGATCTTGACCACTTCGGCTCCTCGAAGATAGCCGATTTCAGCTGGAAGGACATACTTGACGCCTATACCTGCACCGAGTGCGGAAGGTGCACGGATAACTGCCCGGCGTGGAACACCGAGAAGGTGCTCTCTCCGAGGGACATCGTCGTTAAGCTTCGCCACTACGTCTCAAGCGAGGGGAAGGACATACTCGCCGGAAAACCCCAGGAAGAGCAGCCCGATCTTCCCGACACCGAGTGGGTGACGCCCGAGGAGCTCTGGGCATGCACCACGTGCAACGCATGCGTTGAGCAGTGCCCGCTTTTCATTGACCAGATGGGCAAGATAATGGACATGAGAAGGTTCCTTACCCTTGAGGGCCGCATGAGCGGAACCGCCACAAGGACCCTTCAGAAGCTTCAGAACAACGGAAACCCCTGGGGATTCCCGGAGGCCGACCGCGGCGCCTGGCTTTCCGAGATGGAAGTTCCCATCCTCGGAGTCTCGGCCGAGAACGCAAGCGAATTTGACGTGATTTACTGGACTGGGTGCTTCGGGGGCTACGACCCGAGGGGCCAGGAAGTCTCAAAGGCGATAGTGACCCTGCTTAAGATTGCGGGAGTTAATTTCGCCGTCATGGGCCCCGCGGAGACCTGCACGGGTGACCCCGCAAGAAGGCTCGGAGAGGAGGCCCTCTACCAGATGCTCGCCGTCCAGAACATCGAGACTCTGAATGAATTGAAGGTGAAGAAGATTCTCGCAAACTGTCCCCACTGCTTCAACACCATGAAGAACGAATATCCGCAGTTCGGCGGGCACTACGAGGTCGTCCACCACACCGATTTTCTCCTGCAGCTCATCCAGGAGGGCAGACTTAACCCCGACGCTCCGATCGAGGAGAAGATAACATACCACGATTCCTGCTACATCGGCCGCTACAACAACGTCTACGATTCTCCAAGGGAGATACTGAAAAGCATTCCGGGGATCGATCTGGTGGAGATGAAGAGGAACAGGACAAAGAGTTTCTGCTGCGGAGCCGGAGGCGGAAAGATCTGGATGGAGGAAGAGGCTCCCAGGGTTAACTGGAACCGCTTCGACGAGGCCGCGGACATTAACCCCGACACCCTGGCGACGGCGTGCTACTTCTGCAACACGATGTTTGACGACGCCGCGCGATTCAAGGGCAAGGAGGAGGAGATCGGCGTCCAGGACATAGCCGAAATCCTTAACCGCTCGGTTAAAGCCGACGCGCCTCCCCCGTCGTAA
- a CDS encoding TonB-dependent receptor: MIHKSYEAINRVVPWNMILAVLILATGHSMAWDASAREGNLVGNRPYSEAISGSLHPVKVITRRDIELSGVKRMRDLLGRSAFNNFGIARPLRTLTLINGRRVSDAGVDTDTIPIAAVERIEIFADSTSALHGGGAVGGTINIVLKKNYEGLDIQLNAGRPRGEGADSEHLSVLWGTSVGEGNLTVGADIFRRDEVRDIDRDYSRARYQAGGSFADTEGVSSLGNTVFLVKDDGGRVSGALGDCDESVYTGELTDPPGGFFGTVCGFAYADIAWHLDRRQDDHAFMNFNYPVGDAADIYIEGRITREELRNLWAPDPNVFSLAPDEALRNTLIESGNFEGLDESNFPESITVGHRFLGHGNRLWVSDLVDYDITLGLRGDIKDNIRYDGYVHYNRYDYGVDGHTFINEPVINAAIESGDYDIQNPLSEAEEHRAAISESSVRSESKYEDEHLEAGVALDGPLLELMGNKLRWSAGLQVAKVEQSNSREYFNLRGEPVNADDVLGGSSQSLMADRRRLSAFGDILVPLGDAVDVSFALRHDDFDDVGGAFSHRIATLYRVIPNIALRASWSGGARAPGLAALHVEEFVYYPYVCDADTPTPDCPRDQVRVVTDSNPELEPDEAESLGAGVSAGWGPFSADFDWFRLRLQETPATLSTQFVVSLERSGRLSEYPGLSVTRSDGRLTEIRNPLTNSGETDMDGFTVRLGGDLKTDLANFMLNANWIRITNYERRVGVETQPGDIPRNRIHVLLRADRNDLTAQWNMHAVTSFRNETDTKTFRRWIGHDIALSWRNAFGFNWFELTGGVMNIGNEGQSRPDSDEDHILYLDSILGRTLFLTAKFEI; this comes from the coding sequence ATGATTCATAAGTCTTATGAGGCAATTAACCGGGTTGTACCTTGGAATATGATCCTTGCAGTGCTTATCCTGGCGACGGGCCACTCCATGGCCTGGGATGCATCCGCAAGAGAAGGGAACCTTGTCGGTAACCGGCCGTATTCCGAAGCGATATCCGGCAGTCTGCACCCCGTGAAAGTTATCACCCGCAGGGACATTGAGCTCTCAGGCGTAAAGAGGATGAGGGATCTGTTGGGTCGGTCGGCTTTTAACAATTTCGGCATTGCAAGGCCGTTGCGCACTCTGACCCTGATTAACGGGCGTCGGGTCTCAGACGCCGGGGTTGACACAGACACCATTCCGATCGCGGCTGTCGAACGCATTGAAATCTTCGCTGACAGCACAAGCGCCCTGCATGGCGGGGGAGCGGTCGGCGGCACCATAAATATCGTTCTCAAGAAAAACTATGAAGGCCTTGATATCCAGCTAAACGCCGGGCGTCCCCGCGGTGAGGGCGCCGATTCCGAACACTTAAGCGTTCTCTGGGGCACAAGCGTTGGAGAGGGAAATCTTACTGTCGGGGCGGATATCTTCCGGCGGGACGAGGTACGCGACATCGACCGAGATTACAGCCGTGCCAGATATCAGGCCGGAGGTTCCTTCGCCGACACCGAAGGAGTGTCGTCTCTCGGCAACACGGTTTTCCTGGTAAAAGACGACGGAGGACGGGTCTCGGGAGCGCTGGGCGACTGCGACGAAAGCGTGTATACGGGGGAACTCACGGATCCTCCGGGCGGATTTTTCGGCACCGTCTGCGGGTTTGCCTATGCGGACATCGCGTGGCACCTGGATCGCAGGCAGGATGACCACGCGTTTATGAATTTCAATTATCCGGTAGGCGACGCAGCCGATATATACATTGAGGGACGCATAACCAGGGAAGAGCTAAGGAACCTGTGGGCGCCGGATCCGAACGTTTTCTCCCTTGCGCCGGATGAGGCGCTGAGAAACACCCTCATTGAAAGTGGAAACTTTGAAGGTCTTGACGAGAGCAATTTCCCCGAAAGTATCACGGTAGGCCACCGTTTTCTGGGGCACGGCAACCGCCTGTGGGTTTCGGACCTTGTAGATTATGATATTACGCTGGGGCTGCGAGGGGACATTAAGGACAACATAAGATATGACGGCTATGTTCACTACAATCGCTATGACTATGGCGTAGATGGCCATACGTTCATTAATGAACCCGTAATAAACGCCGCTATTGAGAGCGGAGATTACGACATCCAGAATCCGCTTTCCGAAGCCGAAGAGCACAGAGCCGCGATCAGCGAGAGCAGCGTGCGGAGCGAGTCCAAATACGAAGATGAACACCTTGAGGCGGGGGTGGCGCTTGACGGCCCGCTGCTTGAGCTCATGGGCAACAAGCTTCGCTGGAGCGCCGGTCTGCAGGTCGCTAAAGTGGAGCAAAGCAATTCCAGAGAATATTTTAATCTTCGTGGTGAGCCGGTTAACGCGGACGATGTATTGGGGGGATCTTCGCAGTCGCTTATGGCCGATCGTCGGCGCCTCTCAGCTTTCGGCGATATTCTGGTGCCTTTGGGAGATGCGGTGGACGTGTCGTTTGCCCTCCGCCACGATGATTTTGATGATGTCGGGGGAGCCTTTTCGCACAGGATAGCGACGCTTTACCGCGTAATACCCAATATCGCGTTGCGCGCATCATGGAGCGGGGGAGCGCGAGCGCCCGGACTTGCAGCCCTGCATGTGGAGGAATTTGTCTACTACCCGTATGTATGCGACGCTGACACGCCGACTCCCGATTGTCCCAGGGACCAAGTGCGGGTGGTCACAGACAGTAACCCGGAACTGGAACCGGACGAGGCCGAAAGCCTTGGCGCCGGTGTCTCCGCGGGCTGGGGTCCGTTCTCAGCCGACTTTGACTGGTTTCGTCTTCGTCTTCAGGAAACACCGGCCACTTTGAGCACGCAGTTCGTCGTCAGCCTGGAGAGAAGCGGGAGGCTTAGCGAGTATCCGGGACTGAGCGTGACGCGTTCTGACGGTCGATTAACAGAAATCCGCAACCCGCTGACCAACAGCGGAGAGACTGACATGGACGGGTTCACGGTTCGGCTCGGCGGCGATCTGAAAACCGATCTGGCGAATTTCATGCTCAATGCCAACTGGATCAGGATAACGAATTACGAGAGGCGCGTAGGAGTGGAGACGCAGCCCGGAGATATTCCGCGCAACCGTATTCATGTTCTGCTCCGCGCAGACCGAAACGACCTGACAGCGCAGTGGAACATGCACGCGGTTACGTCTTTCCGGAACGAAACCGACACTAAAACCTTCAGAAGGTGGATAGGGCACGATATCGCGCTTAGCTGGAGAAACGCTTTTGGCTTTAACTGGTTCGAGCTCACGGGAGGCGTTATGAATATCGGCAACGAGGGCCAGTCCCGTCCTGATTCCGATGAGGATCACATATTGTATCTGGATTCGATCCTGGGACGCACGTTGTTTCTAACCGCAAAGTTCGAGATCTGA
- a CDS encoding DsbA family protein: MKIFLYYDYICPFCFLATERVLDLAREFSLEAEWLGVEIHPEYPAEGKRRKKTERTIRISETLDNVAAEAGVEIKLPGFVTNSRLCLEGAEFAKEKNNFLEFHKACYTAYFREGKNIGLLETVLEAGEKAGLCPEELSESLRKRNFSEKIEKNMESARENMVLGVPTLYLGELRIHGIQPLESYRKLIERELLREQPLH, from the coding sequence GTGAAGATCTTTCTCTACTACGACTACATCTGCCCTTTCTGCTTTCTGGCCACGGAGAGGGTGCTTGATCTCGCAAGGGAGTTCAGCCTCGAAGCGGAGTGGCTCGGCGTCGAGATTCACCCCGAGTACCCGGCCGAGGGAAAAAGACGGAAAAAGACGGAGAGGACCATCCGTATCTCGGAAACCCTTGATAACGTGGCCGCCGAGGCCGGAGTGGAGATAAAGCTCCCGGGATTCGTAACCAATTCGAGGCTCTGCCTTGAGGGAGCGGAGTTTGCGAAGGAGAAAAACAACTTCTTGGAGTTTCACAAGGCCTGCTACACGGCCTATTTCAGGGAGGGAAAGAATATAGGTCTTCTCGAAACCGTTCTCGAGGCGGGCGAGAAGGCGGGTCTTTGCCCCGAGGAACTCTCAGAATCTCTTCGGAAAAGAAACTTTTCAGAGAAAATAGAAAAGAACATGGAAAGCGCCCGGGAGAACATGGTCCTCGGCGTCCCTACCCTTTACCTTGGTGAACTCAGGATACACGGGATCCAGCCGCTTGAATCATACAGAAAACTTATAGAAAGGGAACTCCTGCGGGAGCAGCCTCTTCACTGA
- a CDS encoding hemolysin family protein, translating to MSIELVVLLILLFLILQAFFAGSEIALISCDKIKMRSLADEGSAAAGLVLNAHSKIESFIGTTLIGVNLSLIINTLVLTFYFEEIFGQRSGLYTVAVLTPLIVVFGQVVPKAVFESKRNSIVLWIIYPLWVFSKLFYPVLFFVNLFTRGILNRPGQNMSSITREELEDVMEEDEDKPSSDYKRRVLRRIFGYSETTVGEIMIPLVRVDALERRSTLRDVRRLIAEKSHSRIPIFSDRVDNITGILNSFYVLGEQDLDKNVEQYALPPFYVPESKLVNELMDEMKGGRAGMAVVVDEYGGSVGIITLEDIIEEVVGEIEDEYDTGETPWRRLGAGQYLIDPTVEIGRLNDGLGLAIPEEEDYETLAGFLLYTHGSIPAPGTVIVFERKTFTVVSSTPRMISEVHLRTGE from the coding sequence ATGTCCATTGAGTTAGTGGTCCTTCTTATTTTGCTGTTTCTGATTCTGCAGGCGTTTTTCGCCGGTTCGGAAATAGCACTCATCTCCTGCGACAAGATAAAGATGAGGTCCCTCGCCGATGAAGGCTCCGCCGCTGCGGGGCTGGTTCTTAACGCCCACTCGAAGATCGAAAGCTTCATCGGCACCACCCTCATAGGGGTTAACCTTTCGCTCATAATAAACACCCTGGTGCTCACCTTTTATTTCGAGGAGATCTTCGGGCAGCGAAGCGGTCTCTACACGGTGGCCGTGCTCACCCCGCTCATCGTCGTTTTCGGCCAGGTGGTTCCCAAGGCGGTATTCGAGAGCAAGCGGAACTCCATAGTGCTCTGGATCATCTATCCGCTCTGGGTTTTCTCCAAGCTTTTCTACCCGGTGCTTTTCTTCGTCAACCTCTTTACCCGGGGGATATTGAACCGTCCGGGCCAGAACATGAGTTCCATAACCCGCGAGGAGCTTGAGGACGTGATGGAAGAAGACGAGGACAAACCGAGCTCGGACTACAAAAGAAGGGTTCTTCGCAGGATTTTCGGCTACTCCGAGACCACGGTCGGAGAGATAATGATCCCGCTTGTCAGGGTGGACGCGCTTGAGAGAAGGTCCACGCTTCGCGACGTCAGGAGGCTCATAGCGGAAAAAAGCCACTCGAGAATTCCGATTTTCAGCGACCGGGTCGACAACATAACCGGCATACTCAACTCGTTTTACGTTCTCGGCGAGCAGGATCTTGACAAGAACGTCGAGCAATACGCCCTTCCTCCCTTCTACGTTCCGGAATCAAAGCTTGTGAACGAACTTATGGACGAGATGAAGGGGGGACGCGCCGGAATGGCCGTTGTGGTTGACGAGTACGGGGGGTCAGTGGGAATCATAACCCTCGAGGATATAATCGAAGAGGTGGTGGGGGAGATAGAGGATGAGTACGACACCGGCGAGACCCCGTGGAGAAGGCTCGGCGCCGGGCAGTATCTCATAGACCCCACGGTCGAGATAGGACGGCTTAACGACGGCCTCGGGCTTGCCATTCCGGAGGAAGAGGATTACGAGACGCTGGCAGGATTCCTTCTCTACACACACGGCTCGATTCCCGCCCCCGGAACCGTGATAGTTTTCGAAAGAAAAACTTTCACGGTGGTTTCCTCAACCCCGAGGATGATAAGCGAGGTTCACCTGCGAACGGGGGAATAA
- a CDS encoding hemolysin family protein translates to MGENFILILFLLCCSAFFCFSEGALFSLSRPQRESISKQGGRVSAAIGKLLSNSHKLITTVLLADEIFNIAYSSVIALTAREYLQDTPEQTVALISLAIASPTLLVFGEIVPKTAGVKFPRTISKAVALPLYSFHVAVTPIRWAILFVSGFFIRAFGAGLGHRAQGNDISSDELEVLVGMGRDEGVLNEVEKYLADGFFRLEDLPAHRIMTPAIDCFTLPHDIEVKEAVGRVRQMGRSRIPVYEEKDNIVGVLYGKDLLKWNFTEHNLAATVSECLRKPYFIPRSKPAGALLRELQMHRIHIAIVVDEYGRFDGLVTMEDILEELFGEIEDERSVPDRIAPAVRGGAITIPGGMKIEEFNDDYLFSVARSAGLRNLGDILEKAVIPLRMENETMGGFVFDLFGRLPAEGEKIGFGGLVFTVKSREGKRISEIRVDVNKEARGDVH, encoded by the coding sequence TTGGGCGAAAATTTCATTCTGATTCTTTTTTTGCTGTGCTGCTCAGCGTTTTTCTGCTTCAGCGAGGGGGCGCTTTTCTCCCTCAGCCGTCCGCAGAGAGAAAGCATATCGAAGCAGGGAGGCAGAGTTTCTGCGGCCATAGGGAAGCTCCTTTCCAATTCCCACAAGCTAATCACTACGGTTCTTCTGGCCGACGAGATATTCAACATAGCCTACTCAAGCGTAATAGCTCTCACGGCGAGAGAATATCTCCAGGACACCCCCGAGCAGACAGTAGCCCTCATATCCCTGGCCATAGCCTCTCCCACGCTCCTTGTGTTCGGTGAGATCGTTCCCAAGACCGCCGGGGTGAAGTTCCCGAGAACGATCTCGAAGGCGGTTGCCCTTCCCCTTTATTCCTTCCACGTCGCGGTCACCCCGATCAGGTGGGCGATCCTGTTTGTCTCCGGTTTTTTCATAAGGGCCTTCGGGGCGGGCCTTGGACACCGCGCGCAGGGGAACGACATTTCCTCTGACGAGCTTGAAGTCCTGGTGGGAATGGGGAGGGACGAGGGAGTGCTCAACGAGGTTGAAAAATACCTTGCCGACGGCTTTTTCAGGCTTGAGGACCTGCCTGCCCACAGGATAATGACTCCTGCCATAGACTGCTTCACGCTTCCCCACGATATTGAGGTCAAAGAGGCCGTGGGACGGGTTCGCCAGATGGGCCGCTCCCGGATACCGGTTTACGAGGAGAAGGACAACATAGTGGGCGTTCTCTACGGCAAGGATCTTCTTAAGTGGAATTTTACCGAGCACAACCTTGCGGCCACCGTGAGCGAGTGCCTGAGGAAGCCGTATTTCATCCCCCGCTCCAAGCCCGCGGGGGCGCTTCTGCGGGAGCTCCAGATGCACAGGATTCACATAGCGATAGTTGTCGACGAGTACGGAAGGTTCGACGGGCTGGTGACCATGGAAGACATACTGGAGGAGCTTTTCGGAGAGATAGAGGATGAAAGGTCGGTGCCCGACAGGATTGCGCCCGCGGTCCGCGGGGGAGCGATCACGATTCCCGGGGGAATGAAGATAGAGGAATTCAACGACGACTACCTTTTCTCGGTCGCGCGCTCGGCGGGGCTTCGGAACCTGGGAGACATACTGGAGAAGGCCGTGATCCCGCTTCGGATGGAAAACGAGACCATGGGCGGTTTCGTATTCGATCTTTTCGGGAGGCTGCCCGCCGAAGGAGAGAAAATAGGGTTCGGCGGACTGGTTTTCACGGTAAAGAGCAGGGAAGGGAAAAGGATTTCCGAGATAAGGGTTGACGTTAACAAGGAGGCGCGCGGCGATGTCCATTGA
- the thiL gene encoding thiamine-phosphate kinase, with protein sequence MRFLANRFKATQKEVLTGIGDDSAVVKIRDKACLVASTDTLVEGVHFRLGTQTPRQLGRKAVCVAVSDIGAMGAVPRYLLCSLGCRSADSMEFIEDLSEGVAEGCREFDVCLIGGNLSESQTVFINMTALGEASSDDIVLRSGASEGDDIYVTGTLGDSALGLRALSGDCGIDGCEGAVSRHIEPTPRLQVGRMVAKRGIASSMIDVSDGLFCDLEKLTSDHGLGAEISLGSLPLSPGFLSLCGRFSEDGYRLALSGGEDYELLFTSSSQNRASIEEVSRLCGIAISKIGSVTAGRKIRFFDEGGEEVFYDTAGFEHFC encoded by the coding sequence TTGAGATTTTTGGCCAACAGGTTCAAGGCTACTCAGAAAGAAGTTTTGACGGGGATAGGGGACGATTCCGCTGTTGTAAAAATCAGAGACAAAGCATGCCTTGTCGCCTCGACGGACACCCTTGTCGAAGGCGTTCACTTCCGCCTGGGAACCCAGACCCCGAGGCAGCTCGGCAGGAAGGCGGTCTGCGTCGCCGTGAGCGATATAGGGGCGATGGGAGCGGTGCCGAGGTACCTTCTCTGCTCCCTCGGCTGTCGTAGCGCGGACTCAATGGAGTTCATAGAGGATCTCTCGGAAGGGGTGGCAGAGGGCTGCCGGGAGTTTGATGTCTGCCTTATAGGAGGGAATCTCTCGGAATCCCAAACCGTTTTCATAAACATGACGGCGCTTGGGGAGGCATCAAGCGACGATATCGTCCTGCGCTCGGGGGCTTCTGAGGGAGACGACATATACGTGACCGGAACCTTGGGGGATTCCGCCCTGGGCCTGAGGGCCCTCTCGGGTGATTGCGGGATTGACGGATGCGAGGGCGCCGTTTCAAGACACATCGAGCCCACGCCGCGCCTCCAGGTTGGCAGGATGGTCGCGAAACGCGGGATAGCCTCTTCGATGATAGACGTGAGCGACGGGCTTTTCTGCGACCTTGAGAAGCTGACTTCCGACCACGGGCTGGGGGCCGAGATAAGCCTCGGGAGCCTTCCGCTTTCCCCCGGATTTCTTTCCCTCTGCGGCAGGTTCTCGGAGGACGGCTACCGCCTCGCGCTCTCCGGCGGGGAGGACTACGAGCTTCTTTTCACCTCTTCTTCGCAGAACCGCGCCTCGATAGAGGAGGTTTCGCGTCTCTGCGGGATTGCCATCTCGAAAATCGGTTCTGTTACAGCCGGGAGAAAAATAAGGTTTTTCGACGAAGGGGGAGAGGAGGTTTTTTACGATACCGCGGGGTTTGAGCACTTCTGCTGA